From the genome of Gracilinanus agilis isolate LMUSP501 chromosome 2, AgileGrace, whole genome shotgun sequence, one region includes:
- the ANKRD9 gene encoding ankyrin repeat domain-containing protein 9, which yields MPWDVKRQGGGLDGPSQSRAQKQCKKSSFAFYQAVRDLLPVWFLEDMRATEAFHWEEGGRASTYSPSEALLYALVHDHQPYAHYLLAKFPRGALAVPSRNFSCCQSSSPHLALAVRYNRVHILRRILRTIRDFPDEERTHYLDRRGCSRVEEGKTSLHVACELARPECLFLLLGHGASPGLCDGAGNTPLDLLLRRVGQDTVAPTAAPTTAGDPLALLDLLFLYMPPGSASPMQRELLGDRVRWQRLLGEEKFQWLAGLAPPSLFARAMQALVRSISPRRFPEALDELPLPPFLQPLDLKLKS from the coding sequence ATGCCCTGGGATGTCAAGCGACAAGGTGGTGGCCTTGACGGGCCGTCCCAGTCCCGGGCCCAGAAGCAGTGCAAGAAGTCCTCCTTTGCTTTCTACCAGGCAGTGAGGGACTTACTGCCCGTGTGGTTCCTGGAGGACATGCGAGCCACCGAGGCCTTCCACTGGGAGGAAGGAGGACGTGCCAGCACTTACTCGCCCTCTGAGGCCCTGCTGTACGCCCTGGTCCACGACCACCAGCCCTACGCCCATTACCTGCTGGCCAAGTTCCCCCGGGGAGCCCTGGCCGTGCCCAGCCGCAATTTCAGTTGCTGTCAGTCTTCGTCCCCACACCTGGCCTTGGCTGTCCGTTATAACCGTGTACATATCCTACGGCGCATCTTGCGGACCATCCGCGACTTCCCGGACGAGGAGCGCACCCACTACCTGGACCGCCGGGGCTGTAGCCGTGTGGAAGAAGGCAAGACCTCTCTGCACGTCGCCTGCGAGCTGGCCCGACCCGAGTGCCTCTTTTTACTGTTGGGCCACGGTGCTTCCCCCGGGCTGTGCGACGGTGCCGGCAACACCCCCTTGGATCTGCTGCTCCGTCGGGTGGGACAGGACACGGTGGCCCCGACGGCAGCGCCGACGACGGCCGGGGACCCCCTGGCCCTGCTGGACTTGCTCTTCCTCTACATGCCCCCAGGTTCTGCCTCTCCCATGCAGAGGGAGCTGCTGGGCGACCGGGTCCGCTGGCAGCGCCTCCTGGGGGAGGAAAAGTTCCAGTGGCTTGCTGGCCTGGCCCCACCATCCCTATTTGCCCGGGCCATGCAGGCCCTTGTGAGGTCCATCTCGCCCCGACGCTTCCCTGAAGCTCTGGATGAACTGCCTCTCCCACCATTCCTCCAACCCTTGGACTTAAAGTTGAAAAGTTAA